Proteins from a genomic interval of Kribbella aluminosa:
- a CDS encoding APC family permease, whose translation MSATPTALAQEQESKLLKTLGRFDLVFLLIAAVVGLETLGQVSTYGAEAFTWTLVLAALFLIPYGLLFAETGAAFTEEGGAYTWVRDAFGRKAGAIAALLTWVTQPVWVGGSMAFLATEGWNVNLTKITGGSTADYVFKLVFIWLTVLAAIVSLRYGKWLPTVGAILKVALLVFFVGTAALYAAKNGVADLSIHDFSPTLTGLFGATPLLLFAYLGFESGNSAAGEMKNPSRDVPFGILRSSGIAALCYLLPIFSILLVVPKDKITGIGGFFDATATVFGVYGGAADVMLKILSVCLVFVLMTQGAAWMIISDRMQAIAAADGAFFGGFFGIFNRRLSTPVRVNFLSGTVATVFMLVAMKVSGSAGAIFGVVLTIAITTFLLSYLLVIPAAIRLRKVDPDRPRPFRVPLPDRWFAAMGWLCFAWILLGSWVAIFPGTLEPLFGIEYGFHDVWGVSRGTFEIFTIGTLVVLLALGIIGYLRGAPVRRAVTLDTPDHTNPDHTDHDRSGVA comes from the coding sequence TTCGACCTGGTCTTCCTGCTGATCGCCGCGGTGGTCGGGCTCGAGACGCTCGGCCAGGTCTCGACGTACGGCGCCGAGGCGTTCACCTGGACCCTGGTACTCGCCGCGCTCTTCCTGATCCCGTACGGCCTGCTCTTCGCCGAGACCGGTGCCGCCTTCACCGAGGAGGGCGGCGCGTACACCTGGGTCCGCGATGCGTTCGGGCGCAAGGCCGGCGCGATCGCGGCGCTGCTGACGTGGGTCACCCAGCCGGTCTGGGTCGGCGGCTCGATGGCCTTCCTCGCCACCGAGGGCTGGAACGTCAACCTCACGAAGATCACCGGGGGGTCGACGGCCGACTACGTGTTCAAGCTCGTCTTCATCTGGCTCACCGTGCTGGCCGCGATCGTCAGCCTGCGGTACGGCAAATGGCTTCCGACCGTCGGCGCGATCCTGAAGGTGGCGCTGCTGGTCTTCTTCGTCGGCACCGCCGCGCTGTACGCCGCCAAGAACGGCGTCGCCGACCTCTCGATCCATGACTTCTCCCCCACACTGACCGGGCTGTTCGGCGCCACGCCGCTGCTGCTCTTCGCCTACCTCGGGTTCGAGTCGGGCAACAGTGCAGCCGGTGAGATGAAGAACCCCAGCCGCGACGTACCGTTCGGCATCCTGCGGTCCAGCGGCATCGCCGCACTGTGCTACCTGCTGCCGATCTTCTCGATCCTGCTGGTGGTTCCGAAGGACAAGATCACCGGTATCGGCGGGTTCTTCGACGCCACCGCGACCGTCTTCGGCGTGTACGGCGGCGCCGCGGACGTGATGCTGAAGATCCTGTCCGTCTGCCTCGTGTTCGTCCTGATGACGCAAGGGGCGGCGTGGATGATCATCTCGGACCGGATGCAGGCGATCGCGGCCGCGGACGGCGCGTTCTTCGGCGGCTTCTTCGGCATCTTCAACCGCCGGCTGAGCACACCGGTGCGGGTCAACTTCCTCTCCGGCACCGTGGCGACGGTCTTCATGCTCGTCGCGATGAAGGTGAGCGGCAGTGCCGGGGCGATCTTCGGGGTGGTGCTGACGATCGCGATCACCACGTTCCTGCTCTCGTACCTGCTCGTCATCCCCGCGGCGATCCGGCTGCGCAAGGTCGACCCGGACCGCCCTCGCCCGTTCCGGGTACCGCTCCCGGACCGCTGGTTCGCGGCGATGGGGTGGCTGTGCTTCGCGTGGATCCTGCTCGGTTCCTGGGTGGCGATCTTCCCGGGCACGCTCGAGCCGCTGTTCGGCATCGAGTACGGCTTCCACGACGTCTGGGGCGTCAGCCGCGGCACCTTCGAGATCTTCACGATCGGCACCCTCGTCGTACTGCTTGCCCTCGGCATCATCGGCTACCTCCGCGGTGCGCCGGTACGACGGGCCGTCACGCTCGACACGCCTGACCACACCAATCCTGACCACACCGATCACGACAGGAGCGGCGTCGCATGA
- a CDS encoding aspartate ammonia-lyase yields MMRTESDSLGPYEVPATAYWGVHTARALTNFAVSGTTVGSHRELVAALGAVKLAAARANHDLGLLDDRRYTAIAAAAEEVRAGILDDQFVVDVIQGGAGTSTNLNANEVIANRALELLGLPRATYDEVHPLDHVNRCQSTNDVYPTAVRLALITAIDRLAGATAALADTFAAKATEFRAVPKIGRTQLQDAVPMTVGQELGAFAVTLREELARLQDSRGLLCEINLGATAIGTGITAHPEYRRRAVAHLAELTGLPLSGAADLVEATGDTGAFVQVSGVLKRIVVKASKICNDLRLLASGPQAGLAELQLPARQAGSSIMPGKVNPVIPELVNQVAFWVIGTDVTVTMAAEGGQLQLNAFEPVICHGLLQGFSWTAAAFDSLRGLCVDGIKVDEVALTAAAARNVGLVTALTPHLGYTRAAELAKAVLTGAGDVRSLALATGDLTAEELDTLLSPQVLANLQDL; encoded by the coding sequence ATGATGCGGACCGAGTCCGACTCGCTCGGACCCTACGAGGTCCCGGCGACCGCGTACTGGGGCGTGCACACCGCGCGGGCGCTGACGAACTTCGCGGTCAGCGGCACCACGGTCGGCAGTCATCGCGAGCTCGTCGCCGCCCTGGGCGCGGTCAAGCTCGCCGCCGCCCGGGCGAACCATGACCTCGGCCTCCTCGACGACCGGCGCTACACCGCGATCGCCGCGGCTGCCGAGGAGGTGCGTGCCGGGATACTCGACGACCAGTTCGTCGTCGACGTCATCCAGGGCGGCGCCGGTACGTCGACGAACCTGAACGCCAACGAGGTCATCGCGAACCGTGCGCTGGAACTCCTCGGACTGCCGCGGGCGACGTACGACGAGGTGCATCCGCTCGACCACGTGAACCGGTGCCAGTCGACGAACGACGTCTACCCGACGGCGGTCCGGCTCGCGCTGATCACGGCGATCGACCGCCTCGCCGGGGCCACGGCTGCCCTGGCGGACACGTTCGCGGCGAAGGCCACGGAGTTCCGCGCCGTACCGAAGATCGGCCGGACGCAGCTGCAGGACGCCGTACCGATGACTGTCGGGCAGGAGCTCGGGGCGTTCGCGGTGACGTTGCGCGAGGAGCTGGCGCGGCTGCAGGACTCGCGCGGACTGCTCTGCGAGATCAACCTCGGCGCGACCGCGATCGGTACCGGGATCACTGCGCATCCGGAGTACCGGCGGCGGGCGGTCGCGCACCTCGCGGAGCTCACCGGTCTGCCGTTGTCCGGCGCGGCTGATCTGGTCGAGGCGACCGGCGACACCGGCGCGTTCGTCCAGGTGTCGGGCGTGCTGAAGCGGATCGTGGTCAAGGCGTCGAAGATCTGCAACGACCTGCGGCTGCTGGCGTCCGGGCCGCAGGCCGGACTCGCGGAGCTGCAGTTGCCGGCGCGCCAGGCGGGGTCGAGCATCATGCCGGGCAAGGTGAACCCGGTGATCCCGGAGCTGGTCAACCAGGTCGCGTTCTGGGTGATCGGCACGGACGTCACGGTCACGATGGCTGCCGAGGGCGGGCAGCTGCAGCTCAACGCCTTCGAGCCTGTGATCTGTCACGGGCTCCTGCAGGGGTTCAGTTGGACGGCTGCGGCCTTCGATTCGCTGCGCGGGTTGTGCGTCGACGGGATCAAGGTCGACGAGGTCGCGCTCACGGCCGCGGCCGCTCGCAACGTCGGGCTGGTCACGGCGCTCACACCTCACCTCGGCTACACCCGAGCAGCCGAGCTCGCGAAGGCGGTCCTCACCGGGGCCGGCGACGTACGCTCGCTGGCGCTGGCCACCGGCGACCTGACGGCTGAGGAGCTGGACACGCTCCTCAGCCCGCAGGTTCTCGCCAACCTCCAAGACCTCTAG
- a CDS encoding M20 family metallopeptidase encodes MSDARQLVPRTVAADAERLIRLSEQLHAHPETAWQEHRSARWVAEALDEAGFTVTSQYLGLETAFLATFGSGPFRLGLCAEYDALPGLGHACGHNLISAITVGAARALAPLADAAGLTIEVYGTPAEEGGGGKIELLDRGAFAGLDLAMMVHPAPVDVAEAEPFAVSHSHITYQGKAAHAAAYPEQGVNAADAFTIAQVAMGLLRQQLPSTVRVHGVMTNGGEAPNAIPARTEGRWYVRAESLAQLAETEEKVRRCFEAGALATGATLDIAPESKPYAEFRTYEPALRAYVRNAESLGRVFDPGTPARRMNRASTDMGNVSQVVPAIHPYVGIGALPALNHQPEFAAHCVGGDAEKALLDAATAVAWTALDMAAR; translated from the coding sequence ATGAGTGACGCCAGGCAGCTCGTCCCACGGACGGTCGCGGCCGACGCCGAGCGGTTGATCCGGCTCTCCGAGCAGCTGCACGCACATCCCGAGACCGCCTGGCAGGAGCACCGCTCGGCGCGCTGGGTCGCCGAGGCGCTGGACGAGGCCGGCTTCACCGTGACCTCGCAGTACCTCGGACTCGAGACGGCGTTCCTCGCAACCTTTGGCAGCGGGCCGTTCCGGCTCGGTCTTTGCGCCGAGTACGACGCGCTACCAGGCCTCGGGCATGCCTGCGGGCACAACCTGATCTCGGCGATCACGGTCGGTGCGGCTCGTGCGCTTGCGCCGCTGGCCGACGCGGCCGGCCTCACGATCGAGGTGTACGGCACGCCCGCCGAGGAGGGGGGTGGCGGCAAGATCGAGCTGCTCGACCGCGGTGCCTTCGCCGGACTGGACCTGGCGATGATGGTGCACCCGGCGCCGGTGGACGTCGCCGAGGCCGAGCCGTTCGCGGTGTCGCACTCGCACATCACGTACCAGGGCAAGGCCGCGCACGCCGCGGCCTACCCGGAACAAGGCGTCAACGCGGCCGACGCCTTCACGATCGCCCAGGTCGCGATGGGCCTGCTCCGTCAGCAGCTTCCGTCGACGGTGCGGGTGCACGGCGTGATGACCAACGGCGGAGAGGCCCCGAACGCGATCCCGGCCCGCACGGAGGGGCGTTGGTACGTGCGCGCCGAGTCGCTCGCGCAGCTCGCCGAGACGGAGGAGAAGGTACGGCGCTGCTTCGAGGCCGGCGCCCTCGCCACCGGGGCGACGCTCGACATCGCCCCGGAGAGCAAGCCGTACGCGGAGTTCCGCACGTACGAGCCCGCGCTGCGCGCCTACGTCCGGAACGCCGAGTCGCTGGGCCGCGTGTTCGACCCGGGTACGCCGGCGCGCCGGATGAACCGCGCCTCGACCGACATGGGCAACGTGTCCCAGGTCGTACCGGCCATCCACCCGTACGTCGGTATCGGGGCGCTGCCGGCGCTGAACCACCAGCCGGAGTTCGCCGCGCACTGCGTCGGCGGCGATGCCGAGAAGGCGTTGCTCGACGCCGCGACCGCGGTGGCGTGGACCGCGCTGGACATGGCCGCGCGATGA
- a CDS encoding primary-amine oxidase codes for MTTIANPDRPRTTGPTHPLDRLSAAEIEHNRSILDAAGLVGRTTRFPLVQLAEPAKADVLAWQPGQAWDRRVCSVLLERGAGTVTEVVVSLTEDRVVSRREVDLVGEGQPPIMGEEFDLVERILWADEKWCAAMARRGLTTPERIRISALSAGHFDFPGEDGRRLVRCLSFLQLDDDDNVWAHPIDGVVVYVDLNSAEVVELLDAGDFDVPLERADFERGPGTVPERTSQRPIVITQPEGPSFTVEGDLVRWENWEFRIGFDQVEGLTLHQLGFHDRSQGRVRPIVYRASVAEMVVPYGDPSPVRFWQNYFDAGEYSLGKEANSLALGCDCLGEIHYFDAVVADDDGRPRRIDNAICMHEEDFGVLWKHTDSYNGTSSTRRQRRLVISFFITVGNYDYGFYWYLYLDGTIELECKATGVVFASAYPGAGYPWASEIAPGVGAPYHQHLFSARLDLMIDGVGNAVDEVDAVRVPVSGENPYGNAFTRRSTRLRTEGEAARLADGAVGRTWQLVNPEVTNALGQPVGYTLHPEGQPTLLADPSSSIARRAAFTTKHLWVTAQDDDERYPSGRFVNQSRGNTGIDTWTRADRDIDGTDIVVWHTFGLTHFPRPEDWPIMPVDYTGFTLKPSGFFNQNPALDAPRPTSTSDGCCH; via the coding sequence ATGACCACCATCGCCAACCCGGACCGCCCGCGCACCACCGGCCCCACGCACCCGCTCGACCGGCTCAGCGCCGCGGAGATCGAGCACAACCGCAGCATCCTGGACGCGGCCGGCCTGGTCGGGCGGACGACCCGCTTCCCGCTGGTCCAGCTCGCCGAACCGGCCAAGGCGGACGTCCTCGCCTGGCAGCCCGGGCAGGCCTGGGACCGGCGCGTGTGCTCGGTGCTGCTCGAACGCGGCGCAGGCACGGTGACCGAGGTCGTCGTGTCCCTGACCGAGGACCGGGTCGTGTCCCGCCGGGAGGTCGATCTGGTCGGCGAGGGCCAGCCGCCGATCATGGGCGAGGAGTTCGATCTCGTCGAGCGGATCCTGTGGGCCGACGAGAAGTGGTGCGCGGCGATGGCCCGCCGCGGCCTCACGACACCCGAGCGGATCCGGATCTCCGCGCTCAGCGCCGGGCACTTCGACTTCCCCGGCGAGGACGGGCGCCGGCTGGTCCGCTGCCTGTCGTTCCTGCAGCTGGACGACGACGACAACGTCTGGGCACACCCCATCGACGGCGTCGTCGTGTACGTCGACCTCAACTCGGCCGAGGTCGTCGAGCTGCTCGACGCCGGCGACTTCGACGTACCGCTGGAGCGGGCCGACTTCGAGCGTGGCCCGGGTACGGTGCCCGAGAGGACGAGCCAGCGGCCGATCGTCATCACCCAGCCCGAGGGGCCGAGCTTCACCGTCGAGGGCGACCTGGTGCGCTGGGAGAACTGGGAGTTCCGGATCGGGTTCGACCAGGTCGAGGGACTGACCCTGCACCAGCTCGGCTTCCACGACCGGTCCCAGGGGCGCGTGCGCCCGATCGTCTACCGCGCCTCCGTCGCCGAGATGGTCGTGCCGTACGGCGACCCGTCGCCGGTGCGGTTCTGGCAGAACTACTTCGACGCCGGCGAGTACTCGCTCGGCAAGGAGGCGAACTCGCTCGCGCTCGGCTGCGACTGCCTCGGCGAGATCCACTACTTCGACGCCGTAGTCGCCGACGACGACGGACGGCCGCGGCGGATCGACAACGCCATCTGCATGCACGAGGAGGATTTCGGCGTGCTGTGGAAGCACACCGACTCCTACAACGGCACCAGCTCGACCCGGCGGCAGCGGCGGCTGGTGATCTCGTTCTTCATCACGGTCGGCAACTACGACTACGGCTTCTACTGGTACCTGTACCTGGACGGCACGATCGAGCTCGAGTGCAAGGCGACCGGTGTCGTCTTCGCATCCGCGTACCCCGGTGCCGGGTATCCGTGGGCCAGCGAGATCGCGCCCGGCGTCGGCGCGCCGTACCACCAGCATCTCTTCTCCGCGCGGCTCGACCTGATGATCGACGGCGTCGGCAACGCGGTCGATGAGGTGGACGCCGTACGGGTGCCGGTGTCCGGCGAGAACCCGTACGGCAACGCGTTCACCCGGCGCTCGACGCGGCTCCGGACCGAGGGCGAGGCGGCTCGGCTCGCGGACGGCGCGGTGGGACGGACCTGGCAACTGGTCAATCCGGAGGTGACGAACGCGCTCGGTCAGCCGGTCGGGTACACGCTGCATCCCGAAGGGCAGCCGACGTTGCTGGCCGACCCGTCGTCCTCGATCGCGCGGCGGGCCGCCTTCACCACCAAGCATCTGTGGGTGACCGCGCAGGACGACGACGAGCGCTACCCGTCAGGCCGATTCGTCAACCAGAGCAGAGGAAACACCGGGATCGACACCTGGACGAGGGCGGACCGCGACATCGACGGCACCGACATCGTCGTCTGGCACACGTTCGGCCTGACGCACTTCCCGCGCCCGGAGGACTGGCCGATCATGCCGGTCGACTACACCGGCTTCACCCTCAAACCGAGCGGCTTCTTCAACCAGAACCCAGCCCTCGACGCACCCCGCCCGACCAGCACTTCAGATGGTTGCTGCCACTGA
- a CDS encoding DUF1028 domain-containing protein, which produces MTFSVLGTDGNGAVGIAVTSSSPAVAARCIHLRAGVGGASSQNVTDPRLGTELLDQLAGGADPRTALANVVRDRELIEHRQLTVLALDGVGAAYSGDQALGVHHDRVGAQVVAAGNMLAGPEVVDAIVEAFETSTGELEERLVRALEAGLAAGGEAGPVHSAGLSVVRRVPWRETDLRVDWSDEPVQELRALLDLWLPQRDDYVTRGLNPAAAPSYGVPGDE; this is translated from the coding sequence GTGACGTTCTCGGTCCTGGGCACCGACGGGAACGGCGCCGTCGGCATCGCGGTCACGTCGTCCAGCCCGGCCGTCGCGGCCCGGTGCATCCACCTGCGTGCGGGCGTCGGGGGAGCGTCGTCGCAGAACGTCACCGATCCCCGGCTCGGTACCGAGTTGCTCGACCAACTCGCCGGCGGCGCCGATCCGCGGACGGCGCTCGCGAACGTCGTACGCGACCGTGAGCTGATCGAGCACCGCCAGCTGACCGTGCTCGCCCTGGACGGAGTGGGCGCGGCGTACTCCGGTGACCAGGCGCTCGGCGTCCACCACGACCGGGTCGGAGCCCAGGTGGTTGCTGCCGGCAACATGCTCGCCGGGCCGGAGGTCGTGGACGCGATCGTCGAGGCGTTCGAGACCTCGACCGGTGAGCTGGAGGAGCGCCTCGTCCGCGCATTGGAAGCAGGACTGGCGGCCGGCGGCGAAGCCGGTCCCGTCCACTCCGCAGGGCTTTCCGTCGTACGGCGGGTGCCGTGGCGCGAGACCGATCTGCGGGTCGACTGGAGCGACGAGCCGGTCCAGGAGCTGCGCGCGCTGCTCGACCTCTGGCTTCCGCAGCGCGACGACTACGTCACCCGTGGGCTCAACCCGGCGGCGGCGCCGTCGTACGGCGTTCCCGGCGATGAGTGA